The Arachis hypogaea cultivar Tifrunner chromosome 19, arahy.Tifrunner.gnm2.J5K5, whole genome shotgun sequence genome has a window encoding:
- the LOC140172971 gene encoding uncharacterized protein gives MAPPPPPPSSSSRICRHQEPHLPDECWELIFKHISDPLDYESLSLVSRQLFSLTNSLRTDLSVLDPVRPLLPTLLRRFPNMTTIKITRYFTGDINALLSQIALFDLPSLRSLDLSHQPTFPSHGLQQFSQKFPTLKSLNCSFMPQDLGLIVECFPNLEEIDVSFPPYNCDEITDYSRVKAFASGLKKLRKVNVSGNRKFRNSHISTLCQNCHFLEELIVLESTSRHSEITQIANAIRQRSQLRSLSFSGWHDKISEFIDALVNLKGLTCLDLSYTPISDEVLCAVAEEGLPLRKLSLQYCRGYGYHGISRLLRKCNHLHYLDLESTEFLNDQRVGELSLLLGNLNFVKLNGNEKLTDLSLFAIMRNCPLITEIRMENTCLGKKKVEENFLFVNYSHVKFLYLANNLWLDDRSVTILASVCPNLEMMDLSDSRTYSKGVIEVLWRCCKIQRLDLAHLGYKEVPFKDHGQWGKAGGKKLQATKNDKFVFLSKHIY, from the exons ATGGCTCCACCGCCGCcgccaccatcatcatcatcaagaattTGTAGACACCAAGAGCCACATTTACCAGATGAGTGTTGGGAATTAATTTTCAAACACATCAGCGACCCTCTCGATTACGAATCACTCTCCCTAGTCTCACGCCAGTTATTTTCCCTTACCAACAGCCTCCGCACCGACCTCTCCGTTCTCGACCCTGTCCGCCCTCTCCTTCCCACCCTCCTCCGCCGTTTTCCCAACATGACGACCATCAAAATCACGCGCTACTTCACGGGTGACATCAACGCACTCCTCTCCCAAATCGCTTTGTTCGACCTACCCTCACTCCGTTCCCTCGACCTGTCCCACCAACCCACCTTCCCCTCACATGGGTTGCAGCAATTCTCCCAAAAGTTTCCAACTTTGAAGTCACTCAACTGTTCCTTCATGCCTCAGGATTTGGGCTTAATTGTCGAGTGCTTCCCAAACCTCGAAGAAATCGATGTGAGTTTCCCTCCGTATAATTGTGATGAGATAACAGATTATTCCCGTGTAAAGGCCTTTGCTTCAGGGCTTAAGAAGCTTAGAAAGGTGAATGTTTCAGGTAACCGTAAATTTCGGAACTCTCACATTTCCACCTTGTGTCAGAATTGTCATTTTTTAGAAGAGCTTATTGTTCTTGAATCAACCAGCCGTCATAGTGAGATAACTCAGATTGCTAACGCAATCCGTCAGAGATCCCAATTGAGGTCTTTGTCTTTTAGCGGTTGGCATGATAAAATTTCGGAGTTCATTGATGCATTGGTAAATTTGAAGGGTTTGACTTGTCTTGATTTGTCTTATACGCCTATATCTGACGAAGTCTTGTGTGCTGTTGCGGAGGAAGGCCTTCCCTTGAGGAAACTCTCTCTGCAGTACTGTAGGGGATATGGATACCATGGGATTTCTCGCTTGTTGAGAAAGTGTAACCATTTGCATTATTTAGATCTTGAGAGCACAGAATTTCTGAATGATCAGCGTGTGGGTGAGTTGTCTTTGCTTCTTGGTAACTTAAACTTTGTGAAACTTAATGGGAATGAAAAGCTTACTGATTTGAGTTTGTTCGCCATAATGCGTAACTGCCCTTTGATAACTGAGATCAGGATGGAAAATACCTGTCTTGGGAAGAAGAAGGTGGAGGAGAATTTTTTGTTTGTGAATTATTCTCATGTGAAGTTTCTCTATTTGGCTAATAATTTATGGCTAGATGATAGAAGTGTCACTATACTTGCTTCCGTATGCCCAAACTTGGAGATGATGGATTTGAGCGATTCCAGGACCTATTCAAAGGGTGTTATTGAAGTTTTATGGAGGTGTTGTAAGATTCAACGCTTGGACTTGGCTCATTTAGGATACAAGGAGGTTCCGTTTAAG GATCACGGCCAGTGGGGTAAAGCAGGTGGTAAAAAATTGCAAGCAACTAAGAATGATAAGTTTGTATTCTTGTCAAAACATATCTACTGA